Proteins encoded by one window of Chryseobacterium sp. POL2:
- the mph gene encoding Mph(E)/Mph(G) family macrolide 2'-phosphotransferase codes for MKNRDIQKLAERNGLILSDEMSFNEMGIDFKVGFATDRDGTKWLLRIPRRTTLGEQIANEKRILQLVSKYLSVQVPDWRIANEKLVAYPLLDGKPALTYDAETYEVTWNMSKENDLYIPSLAKALIELHSIPTEEVLRNNLKVLTPEQVRNEISERLILVKSELGINAELELRYQKWLDNDALWPNFTKFIHGDLYAGHTLTHHNGEVCGIIDWSTAQVSDIAQDFSGHVTVFGEESLKNLISAYEKQGGEVWDKLFEQAVERAAAAPLAYGYFALETQDEIHLSSAKLQLGVE; via the coding sequence ATGAAAAATAGAGATATTCAAAAATTAGCGGAAAGAAATGGGTTAATTCTTTCGGATGAAATGAGTTTTAATGAAATGGGAATTGATTTTAAGGTTGGTTTCGCTACAGATAGGGATGGCACAAAGTGGTTGTTGCGTATTCCAAGAAGAACAACCTTAGGCGAACAGATTGCGAATGAGAAACGCATTCTTCAATTGGTGTCGAAATACCTTTCGGTTCAAGTTCCTGATTGGCGTATAGCTAATGAAAAACTGGTAGCCTATCCTTTGCTCGATGGAAAACCTGCACTTACTTATGATGCGGAGACTTATGAAGTAACCTGGAATATGTCTAAAGAAAACGACCTTTATATACCATCATTAGCGAAAGCACTTATAGAACTTCATTCAATTCCTACGGAAGAAGTACTTCGTAATAATCTAAAAGTTTTGACACCTGAACAGGTTAGAAATGAGATTTCTGAAAGATTGATTTTGGTGAAATCTGAATTAGGGATAAATGCCGAATTAGAACTTCGGTACCAAAAATGGCTGGATAATGATGCCTTATGGCCGAATTTTACAAAATTCATTCACGGTGATTTGTATGCAGGTCATACACTTACTCATCATAATGGAGAAGTTTGTGGAATTATTGATTGGTCAACTGCACAAGTCAGCGATATAGCACAAGATTTTTCAGGTCACGTTACTGTTTTCGGTGAAGAAAGTCTGAAAAATTTAATTTCGGCATACGAAAAACAAGGTGGAGAAGTATGGGATAAACTGTTTGAACAAGCAGTTGAACGAGCTGCTGCCGCACCTCTAGCTTATGGATATTTTGCTTTAGAAACACAAGATGAAATTCATCTTAGTTCTGCAAAATTACAGTTAGGTGTTGAGTAG
- a CDS encoding GNAT family N-acetyltransferase → MSKKNLVDIIEFSEELSEPIKTLNYEWLEKYFRIEEGDVASLSDPQKHIIDKGGHIYYAKLNGEIVGTASLLKKSETVYELGKLAVSDKAQGHGIGTILIEHCLNIAKQKQITILILYSNTTLQSAIHLFRKYGFEEVELESGVYERANIKMEKHF, encoded by the coding sequence ATGAGTAAAAAAAACTTGGTTGATATCATAGAATTTTCAGAAGAGTTATCTGAACCAATTAAGACACTGAATTACGAGTGGCTTGAAAAATATTTTCGTATAGAAGAAGGTGATGTTGCATCACTTTCAGATCCCCAAAAGCATATCATAGACAAAGGCGGCCATATTTATTATGCTAAACTCAATGGTGAAATTGTTGGTACAGCCTCACTGTTAAAGAAAAGTGAAACGGTTTACGAATTAGGTAAATTGGCTGTCAGCGACAAAGCACAGGGACACGGTATTGGGACAATATTGATTGAACATTGCTTAAATATTGCCAAACAAAAACAAATAACGATACTTATTTTATACTCAAACACAACGTTGCAATCGGCTATTCATTTATTTAGAAAATATGGGTTTGAAGAAGTTGAACTTGAAAGTGGAGTTTACGAAAGAGCAAATATCAAAATGGAGAAACACTTTTAA
- a CDS encoding HAD hydrolase-like protein, with the protein MKEETNEIIQKINSNSILFFDLDGTLIETDYANYLSYKDAIKKIKDIEITFNENKRFDRSCLFQAIPNLSNLDAELIIKLKEENYPENLSFTKLNSIPFEILKKYCKTNTTVLVTNCRKERAKITLEYHNVLDCFSHFFYGTFRDEKKINKFQTTIENLNISPKSVIVFENEENEIIDAISVGIPKENIISL; encoded by the coding sequence ATGAAAGAAGAAACGAATGAAATTATTCAAAAAATAAATAGCAACTCAATATTATTTTTTGATTTAGATGGCACTTTGATAGAAACAGATTACGCAAATTATTTATCTTATAAAGATGCTATTAAAAAAATTAAAGACATAGAAATTACTTTTAACGAAAATAAGAGATTTGACCGAAGTTGTTTATTTCAAGCAATTCCAAATTTATCAAACCTTGATGCTGAATTGATAATAAAATTAAAGGAAGAAAATTATCCTGAAAACTTATCGTTCACTAAATTAAATAGTATTCCTTTTGAGATATTAAAGAAATATTGTAAAACTAACACTACAGTTTTAGTAACAAATTGCCGAAAAGAAAGGGCTAAAATTACTCTTGAATATCATAATGTTTTGGATTGCTTTTCACACTTTTTCTATGGAACATTTCGTGATGAGAAAAAAATAAATAAATTTCAAACTACAATTGAAAATTTGAATATCTCACCAAAATCAGTAATTGTTTTTGAAAATGAGGAAAATGAAATCATTGATGCAATTTCTGTGGGAATACCAAAAGAAAATATAATATCTTTGTAA
- a CDS encoding RteC domain-containing protein: MGHSLHTIILEIHNKEDKISAQSERIIDEAYQMTLYLQDLLFSVKKQVIENGFKNDEEEIKFFRNIKPQILGKLIYYNKIYRIETTCPVSNGKMYYSYFSNQLASLKREYVEHICNSDFYRYYRSGRTDRDHTYFKRGNINYHDGLNSIVFEIDPEFSTFYDYKTARIIANELLYTYLLSKINPEENPDLIAQKPERSKDIFWTETKNALTELIYALYASGAISHGKISVRKISLMFQILFGITLNDLHHTFHRMKTKSGSRTLFLDVLKVSLEEYMDKDL, encoded by the coding sequence ATGGGACATTCTTTACACACAATTATTTTAGAGATACATAATAAGGAGGATAAGATTTCAGCGCAAAGCGAAAGGATAATTGATGAGGCTTATCAAATGACCTTGTATCTTCAAGACCTCCTATTTTCGGTCAAGAAACAAGTTATTGAAAATGGCTTTAAAAATGATGAGGAAGAAATAAAATTCTTCCGAAACATTAAACCTCAAATTCTTGGAAAGCTAATTTATTACAACAAGATTTATCGGATTGAAACGACCTGTCCCGTCAGCAATGGTAAGATGTATTACAGCTATTTTTCAAACCAATTAGCAAGTCTGAAAAGAGAATACGTTGAGCATATTTGTAACTCTGACTTTTACAGGTACTACCGTTCGGGGCGTACTGACCGTGACCACACCTATTTCAAACGTGGAAACATAAACTATCACGACGGATTAAATAGTATCGTATTTGAAATTGACCCTGAATTTTCTACATTTTACGATTACAAGACAGCAAGGATTATAGCCAACGAATTACTCTATACTTATCTGCTTTCAAAAATAAATCCTGAGGAAAACCCCGATTTAATTGCACAAAAGCCTGAACGTTCCAAAGATATTTTTTGGACGGAAACAAAGAATGCACTTACAGAATTAATCTATGCTCTATACGCCTCTGGTGCAATTTCTCACGGTAAAATAAGTGTCAGAAAAATCAGTCTTATGTTTCAAATACTGTTTGGCATTACACTAAACGACTTACATCACACATTCCATAGAATGAAAACTAAAAGTGGCTCACGAACGTTGTTCTTAGACGTACTTAAAGTTTCGTTAGAAGAATATATGGATAAAGACCTTTAG
- a CDS encoding helix-turn-helix domain-containing protein — protein MNIDRMEFLSWMERIMDRLDMLSNHIDDLQKKRNSIDGEELLDNQDLLQMLKISNRSLQRYRSIGKLPYYTISGKLYYKLSDIHQFIRESFNK, from the coding sequence ATGAATATTGATAGAATGGAATTTTTGTCGTGGATGGAGCGAATAATGGACAGGCTGGATATGTTGAGCAACCATATCGACGATTTACAAAAAAAACGCAACAGCATAGACGGCGAGGAACTGCTCGACAATCAGGATTTATTGCAAATGCTGAAAATCAGCAACCGCTCCCTCCAACGTTATCGCTCCATTGGCAAGCTCCCTTACTATACCATAAGCGGAAAGCTCTATTACAAGCTATCCGATATACATCAGTTTATTAGGGAAAGTTTTAATAAGTAG
- a CDS encoding DUF3945 domain-containing protein: MSEETLNQEKAPEQVAQEVPEQLSDVLLVLDKEKMKIQAVKGIDKDGNLETVDPTINNQSEFLRVDKHGDFITNFFSNFWRQLKNPTPFAFFKVGADDVVEKAKQFQQQVDKPTPEGEKEMKKHEVKTDPKQEQKQENKDDMATTQTTPETNEYRFKSEQIDWATLNNFGITKEYLEKRNLLDPLLRGYKTNELVYMDANFGGVAHRSQARLQLRQDEKGEVVVMAHGVRNSPDLHREFFNHKFTDEDKKNLLETGNMGRVVDLVHPKTGELIPSIISVDRLTNELIALRTSLINIPDELKGVKFNEEQKQTLLEGKPLFVEGMTSTKGKLFDATVQYNADKNYLEYLFDRGNNRQQSQNNRQANQQSQPQEAPRVFRGTELTDEQHNKFKDGQTVYVQLKDKKDQPYNGYITFNKETGKTNFEFPNQYKERVKPTEAHKTQTAVNSEGKTNEATKNLKEPLKSGQQRPKNEKQQEQQNNPKAPAKSRSRKVS, encoded by the coding sequence ATGAGCGAAGAAACTTTAAATCAAGAGAAAGCACCCGAACAAGTTGCACAGGAAGTACCTGAGCAACTTTCGGACGTGCTGTTAGTGCTGGATAAGGAAAAAATGAAAATCCAAGCCGTTAAGGGTATTGACAAAGACGGAAATTTAGAAACCGTTGACCCAACTATAAATAACCAATCCGAATTTCTACGTGTGGACAAACACGGAGATTTCATTACCAACTTCTTTTCCAACTTTTGGCGACAGTTAAAAAACCCAACCCCTTTTGCATTCTTCAAAGTGGGTGCAGACGATGTAGTCGAAAAAGCAAAGCAATTTCAACAACAGGTAGATAAGCCTACGCCGGAAGGCGAAAAGGAAATGAAAAAGCACGAGGTAAAGACTGACCCGAAACAGGAACAAAAACAAGAAAATAAAGATGATATGGCAACAACACAGACAACACCGGAAACAAACGAGTACCGTTTCAAGTCGGAACAGATTGATTGGGCAACATTGAACAACTTTGGAATAACAAAGGAATACCTCGAAAAGCGAAACCTGCTTGACCCTTTATTAAGGGGGTATAAAACGAATGAACTTGTCTATATGGACGCTAATTTTGGAGGGGTAGCCCACCGTTCACAAGCACGTTTACAGTTACGGCAAGATGAAAAGGGCGAGGTTGTTGTAATGGCACACGGTGTCCGCAATTCCCCAGACCTACACAGAGAATTTTTCAATCATAAGTTTACCGATGAAGATAAAAAAAACCTGCTCGAAACGGGTAATATGGGGCGAGTAGTTGATTTGGTACACCCAAAGACAGGCGAACTTATACCGTCCATTATCAGTGTGGACAGGCTTACCAATGAGCTTATCGCCCTCCGAACTTCTTTAATCAATATCCCCGATGAATTGAAAGGGGTTAAGTTTAACGAGGAACAAAAACAAACCTTATTGGAGGGTAAACCTCTATTCGTTGAGGGTATGACTTCAACAAAAGGAAAACTCTTTGATGCAACGGTACAGTACAATGCGGACAAAAATTATTTAGAGTACCTATTTGATAGAGGAAATAATCGTCAGCAATCCCAAAATAACCGACAAGCAAATCAGCAAAGCCAGCCACAGGAAGCTCCGAGAGTTTTCAGAGGTACTGAACTGACCGACGAACAACACAACAAATTCAAAGACGGGCAAACGGTCTATGTTCAGTTGAAAGATAAAAAAGACCAGCCTTATAATGGCTATATCACTTTCAACAAAGAAACGGGTAAAACCAATTTTGAGTTTCCTAATCAATACAAGGAGCGTGTTAAACCTACCGAAGCTCACAAAACACAAACTGCGGTCAATTCAGAGGGTAAAACCAACGAAGCAACTAAAAATCTCAAAGAGCCTTTAAAATCGGGGCAACAAAGACCGAAGAATGAAAAGCAACAGGAGCAACAGAATAATCCAAAAGCCCCTGCAAAGTCAAGAAGTAGAAAAGTGAGTTAA
- a CDS encoding type IA DNA topoisomerase: protein MKTVIAEKPSVAREIASLLGASEKKDGYLTGNGYFVTWAFGHLIGLGMPEDYGILGFDRASLPILPNPFILTVRKVKKDKGYQADTGALKQLKVIKELFHKSESIIVATDAGREGELIFRYIYEYLKCRKPFERLWISSLTEKAIKQGFDSLKDGAAFDGLYQAAQGRSRADWLVGINATQALSISAGNGIYSLGRVQTPTLALICKRYLENKSFSIKKYWQIQLLHRKEDIDFKSISKTKWEEQKLAEDTLRSIQRHGTATVVSVESKNITEQPPLLFDLTGLQKEANKKLNLSAEQTLNIAQSLYEQKFITYPRTGSKYIPEDMWAEIPNLVRALQDNENFKQAVSKLKWGRFNKRIVNDLRVTDHHGLLITDKIPSALNADETKVYNLIAFRLLEAISQACVKEITDIALEVSHYDFTLKGCKILEAGWRSIKGSFSDDDTEPIQDLPELKKGDELKIKEASCLEKKTKPPVLFTEAGLLSAMENAGKEIENEDERKALQYIGIGTPATRAAIIETLFTRNYIQREKKSLIPTEKGLQVYELVKDRKIANVAMTAEWELALQKIENNEVDARVFLREMETYAKSITDELLQSSLANENLPKLTCPKCKSQQLIIRDKIVKCPDEHCNWVQFRRVCEVQLSIADITSLVNNGKSPLIKGMKSKAGKKFDAYIVLNENAESSFEFEKNKSNKRNGK, encoded by the coding sequence ATGAAAACAGTTATTGCAGAAAAACCAAGCGTAGCAAGGGAAATAGCAAGCTTGTTAGGAGCTTCCGAGAAAAAGGACGGCTATCTAACAGGCAACGGCTATTTTGTTACGTGGGCATTCGGTCATTTAATTGGCTTGGGAATGCCTGAAGATTATGGGATTTTGGGGTTTGACAGGGCTTCTCTGCCCATCCTCCCGAACCCGTTTATATTGACCGTTCGCAAGGTCAAAAAGGATAAAGGCTATCAAGCCGATACAGGAGCATTAAAGCAACTGAAAGTCATCAAAGAACTATTCCATAAAAGCGAAAGCATTATCGTTGCTACCGATGCAGGGCGTGAGGGAGAGTTGATTTTCAGATATATTTACGAGTACCTGAAATGCCGTAAACCCTTTGAGCGGCTTTGGATAAGCTCGCTTACCGAAAAAGCAATCAAGCAAGGATTTGACAGCTTGAAAGACGGTGCAGCATTTGACGGCTTGTATCAGGCTGCACAAGGCAGAAGCCGTGCCGATTGGCTGGTGGGTATCAATGCCACACAAGCATTGAGTATCTCCGCAGGCAATGGCATTTACTCGCTGGGCAGAGTGCAAACGCCTACGTTGGCGTTGATTTGCAAACGCTATTTGGAAAACAAGAGTTTCTCCATTAAAAAGTATTGGCAAATTCAGCTATTGCACCGCAAAGAGGATATTGACTTTAAAAGTATCTCAAAAACCAAATGGGAGGAACAAAAGTTAGCCGAAGATACCTTGCGGTCAATCCAAAGACACGGAACGGCTACGGTTGTATCTGTGGAAAGTAAGAATATCACGGAGCAACCGCCCTTATTGTTTGACCTCACAGGACTGCAAAAGGAAGCCAACAAAAAGCTGAACCTATCTGCCGAACAAACACTCAATATCGCTCAAAGCCTGTATGAACAAAAATTTATTACCTATCCCCGTACCGGAAGTAAATACATACCGGAAGATATGTGGGCAGAAATCCCCAACCTTGTAAGAGCGTTACAGGACAACGAAAATTTTAAGCAAGCTGTTTCAAAATTGAAGTGGGGTCGTTTCAATAAGCGAATTGTAAACGATTTGCGTGTAACAGACCACCACGGGTTGTTGATTACCGACAAAATTCCGTCTGCACTCAATGCGGACGAAACAAAAGTGTATAATCTGATTGCCTTTCGACTGCTCGAAGCCATATCACAAGCCTGCGTAAAAGAGATTACCGATATAGCGTTAGAAGTATCGCACTACGATTTTACGCTGAAAGGCTGTAAGATATTAGAGGCTGGCTGGCGTTCCATAAAAGGCAGTTTCTCGGACGATGACACCGAACCGATACAGGACTTGCCCGAACTCAAAAAAGGCGACGAATTGAAAATCAAAGAAGCCTCCTGTTTGGAAAAGAAAACAAAACCGCCTGTACTTTTTACAGAAGCCGGACTATTGTCGGCAATGGAAAATGCAGGAAAGGAAATCGAAAATGAGGACGAACGAAAAGCCCTGCAATATATCGGTATAGGTACGCCTGCGACAAGAGCGGCAATCATAGAAACCCTATTTACCCGTAATTACATCCAACGGGAAAAGAAATCCTTAATCCCGACTGAAAAGGGATTGCAGGTATATGAATTAGTCAAAGACCGCAAAATTGCGAACGTGGCTATGACTGCCGAATGGGAATTGGCTTTGCAGAAAATCGAAAACAACGAAGTTGATGCGAGGGTATTTTTAAGAGAAATGGAAACCTACGCAAAGTCTATAACTGACGAATTGCTACAAAGCTCCCTTGCCAATGAGAACCTGCCTAAACTGACCTGTCCGAAATGCAAAAGCCAACAATTGATTATCCGTGATAAGATTGTCAAATGCCCTGACGAACATTGTAATTGGGTACAATTTCGTAGGGTTTGTGAGGTGCAGTTAAGCATAGCCGATATTACAAGCCTCGTCAATAATGGCAAAAGCCCTTTGATTAAGGGAATGAAAAGCAAAGCCGGAAAGAAATTCGATGCCTATATCGTATTGAATGAGAACGCCGAAAGCTCCTTTGAGTTTGAGAAAAATAAATCCAATAAACGCAATGGAAAATAA
- a CDS encoding tyrosine-type recombinase/integrase has translation MDFSDKRFQFSSGTHNGSNVIWVQFEKDRQLISFLREHTKARWSASQKKWYVTDNRHYRKLFGLPEKITGKAVLSKIHLVNLPEFQRFQEHLLLKRYSQNTLRTYSIEFAQLLYILKSYPVQELSPERLRSYFLYCHEKLKLSESEIHSRMNAVKFYFEQVLHRQKMFFDIPRPKKKLLLPKMLSKAEIKKIIAATLNLKHSLVLKVCYGMGLRVSEVVALKLSDIDSAEMLVRIEQGKGKKDRIAVLPQSLLPELREYYLSYRPKVYLFEGKEGEAYSVRSAQAVFRKAMEKAGIRKKVGIHGLRHSFATHLMETGTDIRFIQELLGHNSIKTTQIYTHVTDLSKSRIKSPLDSL, from the coding sequence ATGGATTTTTCAGACAAAAGATTTCAGTTTTCCTCCGGAACTCACAACGGCTCCAACGTTATTTGGGTGCAGTTTGAAAAAGACCGGCAGCTCATTTCCTTTCTGCGCGAACACACAAAAGCACGGTGGTCCGCCTCACAAAAAAAATGGTATGTTACCGATAACAGGCACTACCGCAAACTTTTTGGGCTGCCCGAGAAAATAACCGGCAAGGCAGTACTCTCCAAAATTCACCTTGTCAATTTGCCGGAGTTCCAGCGTTTCCAGGAACATCTCCTGCTGAAGCGGTACAGTCAAAATACCTTACGCACTTACAGCATAGAATTTGCACAGTTGCTCTACATCCTAAAAAGTTATCCCGTGCAGGAGCTTTCTCCCGAACGTTTGCGGTCTTATTTCCTCTACTGCCACGAAAAACTGAAACTCTCGGAAAGCGAAATCCACAGCCGCATGAATGCCGTAAAGTTTTATTTTGAGCAAGTGCTCCACCGCCAAAAAATGTTTTTCGACATTCCGCGCCCAAAGAAAAAGCTGCTGCTTCCCAAAATGCTCAGCAAAGCTGAAATCAAGAAAATAATAGCTGCCACACTAAATCTCAAACATTCACTTGTTCTGAAAGTGTGTTACGGCATGGGGCTCCGTGTGAGTGAAGTGGTAGCGTTAAAACTTTCCGATATCGACAGTGCGGAAATGCTGGTGCGCATCGAACAGGGGAAAGGTAAAAAAGACCGCATCGCCGTACTTCCCCAAAGCTTACTGCCCGAATTGCGGGAATATTACCTGAGCTACCGCCCAAAGGTTTACCTTTTCGAGGGTAAAGAAGGCGAGGCATATTCTGTACGGTCTGCGCAGGCGGTATTTAGGAAGGCGATGGAAAAGGCAGGCATTCGCAAGAAAGTCGGTATTCACGGATTGCGCCACAGTTTTGCCACTCACTTAATGGAAACAGGAACCGATATCCGCTTTATTCAGGAGCTCCTTGGGCATAATTCCATTAAAACCACCCAAATCTACACGCATGTGACAGACCTTTCAAAGTCCAGGATAAAAAGTCCGCTGGATTCTTTATAA
- the mef(C) gene encoding macrolide efflux MFS transporter Mef(C), which yields MENRKWFKTYMFIWAGQFASMLTSYAVQFAIVIWLSLEYKSAEVLAYAGIAAMLPQALIGLIAGVYVDRLNRKYVMIFSDAFIALCALLLLVILQNENVNLIWIYILLGLRSVGNAFHAPALQAIAPLIVPQNELIKVAGINQVLHSVCSIGGPAIGTLAIAYLPISKVLYLDLIGALLAILSLVMVKIPNVVAKSKSSAHSIATEFSEGFQTVSKNKGLRYLFLYAMAITFVIMPAAIMFPLLTTGHFAGGKWEIGIVEVVWGGGMLIGGVILSIFKLKGSKVVAVNVMYVLLGLTFILSGVLPASWFVGFVMVTAIGGISLSVFNGCFTAIVQTEVSPEKLGRVFSLYYSLAVLPSVIGLLFTGLIAEVIGVNITFIISGCLAILVGILSFSTRNLMQLGKIKNI from the coding sequence ATGGAAAACCGTAAATGGTTTAAGACCTATATGTTTATATGGGCTGGACAGTTTGCTTCAATGCTTACAAGTTATGCTGTTCAGTTTGCTATTGTTATATGGCTTAGTCTGGAGTACAAGTCAGCCGAAGTTTTAGCCTACGCAGGAATAGCAGCTATGTTGCCTCAAGCATTGATAGGCTTAATAGCAGGTGTATATGTTGACCGTCTCAATCGTAAATATGTAATGATTTTTTCGGATGCTTTTATAGCTCTCTGTGCCCTTTTGTTACTCGTCATTTTACAAAATGAAAATGTTAATCTTATATGGATATACATTTTATTGGGTTTACGCTCTGTTGGTAATGCTTTTCACGCTCCGGCACTACAGGCAATTGCTCCGCTGATTGTACCCCAAAATGAATTGATAAAGGTAGCAGGAATTAATCAGGTGTTACATTCGGTTTGCAGTATTGGTGGTCCTGCCATTGGCACATTAGCCATTGCTTATCTTCCTATTTCAAAAGTATTGTACTTGGATTTGATTGGAGCATTGCTGGCTATTCTTTCACTCGTGATGGTGAAAATTCCCAATGTGGTTGCGAAGTCAAAATCGTCTGCACATTCTATTGCTACAGAATTTTCGGAAGGGTTTCAGACTGTTTCAAAAAACAAAGGTTTGCGTTATCTTTTTCTTTATGCAATGGCGATAACCTTTGTTATAATGCCAGCTGCCATTATGTTTCCGTTGCTCACAACAGGGCATTTTGCAGGAGGAAAATGGGAGATAGGAATTGTAGAAGTGGTTTGGGGCGGAGGTATGCTTATTGGCGGTGTCATCCTGAGTATTTTCAAATTGAAAGGCTCAAAAGTAGTCGCAGTCAATGTTATGTATGTATTATTGGGACTTACATTTATTTTGAGTGGTGTATTACCTGCAAGTTGGTTTGTAGGATTTGTGATGGTAACAGCCATTGGCGGTATCAGCCTGTCTGTTTTCAATGGCTGTTTTACAGCAATTGTACAAACAGAGGTAAGTCCTGAAAAATTAGGACGTGTATTTTCACTTTATTATAGTTTGGCAGTTTTGCCAAGTGTAATCGGTTTATTATTCACAGGCCTGATTGCAGAAGTTATTGGTGTAAACATTACGTTTATCATAAGCGGTTGTTTGGCAATCCTTGTGGGTATTCTTTCGTTTAGCACTCGCAACTTAATGCAATTAGGTAAAATCAAAAATATTTAA
- a CDS encoding HlyD family efflux transporter periplasmic adaptor subunit, whose protein sequence is MRSQELFNQGVIAAMELENEKTKFLQAEQNLKNINITLSQMQEAVSNLNKTKSGASINTEKDKITYSSQTLQLFEQLRKSLRQWEQNYLIISSTEGVVSFQQFWGENQFVKPGDIVMSVLPNDKELVVGRMLIPSVNSGKVKPNQKVLVKLDNYRYQEYGIVEGKVQNISLTPDDKGNYYVDVLLPKGLRTSFGKKLPFDRELKGSAEIVTEDLRLIERFFYQIRKLLGYQA, encoded by the coding sequence TTGCGCTCCCAAGAATTGTTCAATCAAGGTGTAATTGCCGCGATGGAACTAGAAAATGAAAAAACAAAATTTCTACAGGCAGAACAAAATTTGAAAAATATCAATATAACATTGTCACAGATGCAGGAAGCGGTTTCAAATCTAAATAAAACCAAAAGCGGTGCATCAATAAATACTGAGAAAGATAAGATTACATACAGCTCCCAAACGCTCCAATTATTTGAACAGCTAAGAAAATCACTGAGACAATGGGAACAAAATTATCTCATTATTTCTTCTACTGAAGGAGTAGTTAGTTTCCAACAATTTTGGGGCGAGAACCAATTTGTAAAACCCGGTGATATTGTGATGTCTGTTCTACCCAATGATAAGGAATTAGTTGTTGGTCGGATGTTGATTCCATCAGTGAATTCCGGTAAAGTTAAACCAAATCAAAAGGTTTTAGTAAAGCTTGATAATTACCGATACCAAGAATATGGAATCGTTGAAGGCAAGGTCCAAAACATTTCTCTTACTCCAGATGATAAAGGGAACTATTATGTTGACGTTTTGCTTCCAAAAGGATTGCGGACTTCTTTTGGGAAAAAGTTGCCATTTGACAGAGAGCTCAAAGGAAGTGCCGAGATTGTCACCGAGGATTTAAGGCTAATTGAAAGGTTTTTCTATCAAATTAGGAAATTGTTGGGGTATCAAGCTTGA
- a CDS encoding helix-turn-helix domain-containing protein, which produces MKIITIEEEAWQQLNSRINAIADYLKRLDDTSYDDLWLNNHEVCQYLHISEKTLWRMRTKGEITYSKIYGQYFYTIGAIKDLLNTNAIQSSDEYVEELMAKGKSYIEKGRKLKSGKK; this is translated from the coding sequence ATGAAAATAATAACTATTGAAGAAGAAGCGTGGCAACAGCTCAACAGCCGTATCAATGCCATTGCTGATTACCTGAAAAGATTGGACGACACAAGCTATGATGATTTGTGGCTCAACAATCACGAAGTCTGCCAATATCTGCATATCAGCGAAAAAACGTTGTGGCGTATGCGTACCAAAGGCGAAATAACTTACTCCAAAATCTACGGGCAATACTTCTATACGATTGGAGCAATCAAGGATTTGCTTAATACTAATGCCATACAAAGTAGTGACGAATATGTTGAGGAGCTTATGGCAAAGGGCAAAAGCTATATCGAAAAAGGCAGAAAACTGAAATCAGGTAAGAAATAG